The Anaeromyxobacter sp. nucleotide sequence AACTCTGGGCGACCTTCGAGCGCCCATAATCAATCACGAGATACCGCCCTTGGTTCGCTCTGGCTTGGTCGAGCTTGTGATTGATGGGTTCGATGAGCTTGTGAATTCGGATGGCTACCGAGACGCATGGGAAAGTGTCGGTCACCTACTGGGGCAGATTGGAAGGGGAGGGCTTGTTGTTCTCTCTGCCCGTGACGCCTTCTTCTCAGAGCAGGACTTCGTGGAGCGGGCGCGTAGGGAGACGATTCCGGGCGCGTCCAACATCGACTTTTCCTTTCTTGAGCTGCTACCTCTTGACGAGGCTGCGATCCGCGCCCTTGTTACTTTGCGTGGGGTGAGCGAGCCACTCAGGGAGGAGGTCAGTGCCCTGTGTATGGCATTGCCTGAGGGGCTCCGCGGACGCCCCTTCTTTGCCGAGCGGATCGCGGCGAAGGTGGCGGCCGCGGGCGCCATAGAGTTCCGGTCTCCGTTGACCGTCGCAATTGAGGAGTTTGTGGAACGCGAGTTGCCTCTTGTGTTTGGCTCGACGTGGTCGAGTGCAGAGGGTGAGGCGCTCCATGCATTCTTTGAGGAAGTCGCGATCGAGATGCGACGCCAAGAGTCCGACTCACTTGATGTCGACTCAATCAGTTTCTTCCTCGACTTGATTCTTGAAGGCGCTGGCGTGTCGCCGGACCGTCGCAAGGCCCTGGTGCATCGCGCAGAAGCCGTTGCGTTCATGGAGGTAGGCCGGGGCGCTCGACGGAGGGGATTCCCTCACGAGGTCGTTCGCGACCACTTCGTGTCCCGACGAGTCCTTTCCTTGCTCGCGTCCCCGGGACAAGGTGCGATCCGAGAAGCGTTAGGCTTCGGAACCTTCTCTCTCGATCTTGCTGACTCAGTGTGTCTGCTACTTGACCACCGCGGAACTGAAGTATCCGCAGAGTCGATCGGGCGAGTTCTCTCCATTGCTCGGGAAGCTGGGCCTGGAGACGCACTTGGCCAGAATGCCTGCGCGCTCGCCTTTGCTCTCGCCCGCCGCATCCGGGAGGAAGAGGCTGTCGTTTTCGAAGACTTGTCTGCTGGCAACGTAAGTTTCGCAGATACTCGACTCGGGCATCTGGTGTTCAGGCGCTGCGGCTTGGCCTCGCTGGACCTCTGCGATTGCGATGCTCGACTGGCTACTCTTGAGAATTGCGATCTCGGTCGCCTAAGGATCTCTGCCGATACAAAGGTCCCAAACTCGCTTATTGACGGCGCCACCGTTCGACTCCTTGAGAACCAGTCTGCGCCGCGCGCGGCACGGGAGAGTCGCGATCCAAGGAGTATTCGGGAGGTCTTGGCAGCCCACGTTGCCACTGCGGATGATGGTCGCCTTAGTGCGGGCCAGGACTTGCTGCTACGGCTGGCTATTCGATGGCGCCGGACTGGCTATCTTGAGGACGATGGGCAGAAGACACCAGTCTTTGCGGACCCTCTTTGGCCGGCCATTCGCGACATCTTGGAGCGTAACGGACGTCTTGAGTGGAAATTCATTTCTTCTAGAGATACGGGATCTGGACGAGCTCGTGTCGGTATCATGCGCGACGCGAATGCTATCATTCAGCGGTTCCACCGGGACCCAGCTCAGCAGATTGAGATAAGCCGGCTATGGAGTGAGGCATCGGAAGTCCGATGAATCACGACAGTGGGCATCCAGATCGCTTGGTCTCATACGGATCGAATTTGTCAGCCGCGCATGCGGCAGTCGCCCCTCGGCGCAGAGCCGGTGCACCATCGCCCGGCAGACCTCCAGTTGCTCGGCAACTTGCTTCACCGTGAGCAGCCGCTCGGGCTCCAGGCCGGCGCCGGTCGCGGTTCTCGCGGCCACACGTGCCGCGGGAATGGAACGTGCCATGGGTGCACCTGTGTCCCGATTCCGAGCTCAGAGGTCACCATCTCCAGCGGAAGGGCATGAGGGAATGCCTGTGCCCCACATGTGCCCCGACCCTGCACCAGGGGCCGGAACGGGCCGGGACGAGGCGGAAGGAGACGGAACGGGAAACGAGCAGGCTGACGGCGGGTTGAAGGGCAACAGCGCGTCCTGCTTGAGGTTGTCTACCCACCGTCACTACACTTCAAATCCGTTTTCCCGCTCCAGTTTGCCCCGGACAACCACCTGGTTGTCCGGGGTTCTTTCTTTCCGGGTGCCGCTCAGCAACGCCGCCCAGGTCGCCGCCGCCGCTCAAGGTGAATACTGCGAGGCACTTGGATCCCCTGATCGGTCCTGGGGTCGGGGGAGCGGCCGTGACGGTCTGAAACGCCCGCCACGGCTCCACGGTGACCAACGCCCAGCGGAGCGAGTTGGCACCCGGGCTGCTGGGTTGGTTTGCGCTGGGGCATGGTTGACCCGCCGTGTAGGCTCTCACCATGGGCATGACCGCACTCCCAGTTGCTGTCCCCGATCTCGGGTCCGGTCGGCGTCGCTTGCTGGCGGCTGGGGCGGTCATGGCGTTCCTGCCCTCCATCGCCCTCGCGGACGGCGGCGGCCCGATCTTCATCCTCGCCGGCCCGGTGCTCTTCTTGGTCGCTCAGGCCTGGATTCTCGCGATCGAGGTGCTGGTCCTGAAGCGACTGATCACGCCGCTGCGGTGGGGTGAGGCGGCGATCGATGTGCTGGTTGCCAACCTCCGGTCCTACCTGCTGGTGGGCATCCTCTTGCCGATTGCCACTACGGTGGGCGGCCTCGCCTTGGCGGGGGCAGTCGAGGGCCTACTTCGCTGGGCGGGATCTCCCGCCGCCGGACCGGCCTCCGAACTCATCATGGGGTTCACGGGCATGGTCGTCGACTCCAGGTGGATCGCGCTCGCCCTCCCGTATGGCGTGGTCACCTGGTTCGTGGTCACCTTCTTCCTGTCGGTCCGAGTGGAGTCGAAGTCCCTCCAGCGCCGTTGGCAGGATCGGGGATTCGACAGCCCGGTCTCGCCGGCCAGGGCGTCCTGGATCGTCAACGGAGCCAGCTACGCTGGGCTCTCCATCGGGATCATCTGGATGGTGCTGGAGATGAGGTGAGCCGTGACCAGGTCGGCATGGCCCGCTGGCGTACCTGCATCCTCCTGTCGGTCGTGGTGGGCAGCGCAGCCTGCGCCGCTCCAGGGAATGGCGGCGGCCACGATCAGCCCAGCGATGAACTCGCGGTTGCCAACATCACCCAGGCCGTCGAACGTGACGGGCCGGGCGACCGCCGACCGGACTTCTGCCAGGACTTCCGCCTGACGGTGGAGCAGATCGACGTCTTCCTCACCAACGCGAGCGAAGTCGACGCAATCCAGATCCACGAAGGGATGTGGCTGCCTTGTCTGGTCGTGGCCGACGTGGACCAAGGCGGCCTAACGTTCAAGGCGACGATCGCTGCCAGCTTCGTAGCCTGGCTCTCGTACCCGGGCGTCGCCGGCGTTGCCGGGGTTGCGACAAGGCTTGCCCTTCGGCGCTCAAGAATGACTGGTCCAGGTAGCGGAGTCGTTTCCAGCCAAGGCGCGCACGGAGGCCAGCGAGGTGGAGGGGCGAGTGGAGGTTCTACTTGTTCATC carries:
- a CDS encoding helix-turn-helix domain-containing protein, with the translated sequence MARSIPAARVAARTATGAGLEPERLLTVKQVAEQLEVCRAMVHRLCAEGRLPHARLTNSIRMRPSDLDAHCRDSSDFRCLTP
- a CDS encoding NACHT domain-containing protein → MTNDEITTLLAPFADPATPFELRDLGDTFGFKMLRSGIQFAGFIDKASGQVVADGLPSATIKQFLASKRMAGLEALAQTQARVFDTTHLVARPVQLDGVRHEDGLEAISSLAPKANGATRVVILSGPAGMGKTSLVQALVNARAQAFLRRSGDRLALLVSSRGRRLSLLNDVIAATLGDLRAPIINHEIPPLVRSGLVELVIDGFDELVNSDGYRDAWESVGHLLGQIGRGGLVVLSARDAFFSEQDFVERARRETIPGASNIDFSFLELLPLDEAAIRALVTLRGVSEPLREEVSALCMALPEGLRGRPFFAERIAAKVAAAGAIEFRSPLTVAIEEFVERELPLVFGSTWSSAEGEALHAFFEEVAIEMRRQESDSLDVDSISFFLDLILEGAGVSPDRRKALVHRAEAVAFMEVGRGARRRGFPHEVVRDHFVSRRVLSLLASPGQGAIREALGFGTFSLDLADSVCLLLDHRGTEVSAESIGRVLSIAREAGPGDALGQNACALAFALARRIREEEAVVFEDLSAGNVSFADTRLGHLVFRRCGLASLDLCDCDARLATLENCDLGRLRISADTKVPNSLIDGATVRLLENQSAPRAARESRDPRSIREVLAAHVATADDGRLSAGQDLLLRLAIRWRRTGYLEDDGQKTPVFADPLWPAIRDILERNGRLEWKFISSRDTGSGRARVGIMRDANAIIQRFHRDPAQQIEISRLWSEASEVR